One Campylobacter concisus DNA segment encodes these proteins:
- a CDS encoding phage terminase large subunit family protein, translating to MSKIIEIFAKSIFIKPRLNLLEWAERYRFLSKESSSSFGKFKAFSYQREPMIEISNPKREKVILLWASQLGKSELINNVLGYYIHQEPSTILFMLPNKDDAEDYSKRRLAPMFRDTHELSELINANDANNTILIKNFRGGNLALVGSNSPSKLASKPIKVLLVDEADRCEATKEGDSIELAQRRTATFYDRKIVISSTPTISGASTIEKEFINSDQRLFFVKCPFCQHEQKLIFERIIYELDEHKELINESVKYQCSECGSLLSEQDKNEAVKNGRWIAQNPKSKIAGFFLNAIYSPFYKMSEIVKTYLDAKGDELKIQTFKNTIEALAYEPPNTSFNENELLNRVEEYDDQNLSQNISFVTAGVDIQGNRVEVIFIGWCKGYEAYNIDYKQIYGNTDQDEVWQKLFRELKRKFKREDGKILSTTLALIDSGFNSSRVYDFVSLAPNFIASKGASEASQKVEFLNKVRVLKKGVRLINIGTFKGKSEFFRLLSIKEAGEGYFHYNKNFTNEFFLQLTAEKLQEVKNKRGYTKLQYVKTRERNEALDITVLAYAAAKLIKNELRRKRIKNANS from the coding sequence ATGAGTAAAATTATAGAGATCTTTGCAAAATCCATTTTTATAAAGCCTCGCTTAAATTTGCTAGAGTGGGCGGAGCGATATAGGTTTTTGAGTAAAGAAAGCTCATCAAGCTTTGGAAAATTTAAGGCTTTTTCTTACCAGCGTGAGCCTATGATCGAAATCTCAAACCCAAAACGTGAAAAGGTTATTTTGCTTTGGGCGTCACAGCTGGGTAAGAGTGAGTTAATAAATAATGTTTTGGGTTATTACATCCACCAAGAGCCAAGCACTATTTTGTTTATGTTACCTAACAAAGACGACGCAGAGGACTACTCAAAAAGGCGTTTAGCTCCGATGTTTCGAGATACGCACGAGCTAAGCGAGCTAATCAACGCAAACGACGCAAATAATACAATACTTATTAAAAATTTTAGGGGTGGAAATTTAGCCTTAGTTGGCTCAAACTCACCATCAAAGCTAGCAAGTAAGCCTATAAAAGTTTTGCTGGTTGATGAGGCGGATCGATGCGAGGCTACTAAAGAGGGCGACAGCATAGAACTGGCACAAAGGCGGACAGCTACATTTTACGACCGCAAAATAGTCATAAGCTCGACGCCTACCATTTCAGGAGCTAGTACGATCGAGAAAGAATTTATAAACTCCGATCAAAGGCTATTTTTTGTAAAGTGCCCTTTTTGTCAGCATGAGCAAAAGCTAATATTTGAGCGCATCATATACGAGCTAGACGAACACAAAGAGCTAATAAACGAAAGCGTAAAATATCAATGCAGCGAGTGCGGTAGCCTACTAAGCGAGCAAGACAAGAACGAAGCCGTAAAAAATGGGCGATGGATCGCACAAAATCCAAAATCAAAAATAGCAGGATTTTTTTTAAATGCCATATACAGCCCTTTTTACAAAATGAGCGAGATCGTTAAAACCTACCTTGACGCAAAAGGCGATGAGCTAAAAATTCAAACGTTTAAAAACACGATCGAGGCTCTAGCCTATGAGCCACCAAATACAAGCTTTAACGAAAATGAGCTATTAAATAGGGTTGAAGAGTATGACGATCAAAATTTATCACAAAATATAAGCTTTGTAACTGCTGGTGTGGATATACAAGGAAACCGCGTTGAGGTTATCTTCATCGGCTGGTGCAAAGGGTATGAAGCTTACAATATTGATTATAAGCAAATTTATGGCAATACCGATCAAGATGAAGTTTGGCAAAAGCTCTTTAGGGAGCTAAAGCGTAAATTTAAAAGGGAGGACGGCAAAATCCTAAGCACTACGCTAGCACTAATTGATAGTGGCTTTAACTCCAGCCGAGTTTATGATTTTGTGAGCTTAGCGCCAAATTTCATAGCATCAAAAGGCGCAAGCGAAGCGAGCCAAAAAGTAGAATTTTTAAATAAAGTAAGAGTGCTAAAAAAAGGCGTTAGGCTGATAAACATAGGCACATTTAAAGGTAAAAGCGAGTTTTTTAGGCTACTAAGCATAAAAGAAGCTGGCGAGGGATATTTTCACTATAACAAAAATTTCACAAATGAATTCTTTTTGCAACTAACCGCCGAGAAGTTGCAAGAAGTCAAAAATAAAAGAGGATATACAAAATTGCAATACGTCAAGACTAGGGAGAGAAACGAAGCTTTAGATATAACAGTGCTAGCATACGCAGCAGCAAAACTTATCAAAAACGAGCTAAGACGAAAAAGGATTAAAAATGCAAATTCATAA
- a CDS encoding gag protein, with the protein MQIHKKVLVKKTRYDLNMSVENASRFEQLCEAYEMKKSDMADFIIENFCKGNPRYKQYLVNLNIKKEEFRKKVENDMSLFGTN; encoded by the coding sequence ATGCAAATTCATAAAAAGGTGCTGGTAAAAAAGACAAGATACGATCTAAATATGAGCGTAGAAAACGCATCACGCTTTGAGCAACTTTGCGAAGCTTATGAGATGAAAAAGTCAGACATGGCGGATTTTATCATTGAAAATTTTTGCAAAGGCAATCCAAGATATAAGCAATATCTAGTAAATTTGAACATCAAAAAAGAAGAGTTTAGAAAAAAGGTTGAAAACGATATGAGCTTATTTGGCACAAACTAA
- a CDS encoding DUF1441 family protein, producing MQVSTKELSNALGLTDRRVQELESEGVIKKLERNKWDLTACIDAYLDYKIKLATQSFELSEARAKKELADAELKELRLAKEKGEVIAIDRLEKDLSDIAAAVSNKLYSLPNKLKRSINLSDEVENAINNEVESILTELKDAKIYKDFA from the coding sequence ATGCAAGTAAGCACAAAAGAGCTAAGCAACGCTTTAGGGCTAACCGATAGGAGAGTGCAAGAACTAGAGAGCGAGGGCGTTATCAAGAAGCTAGAGCGTAATAAGTGGGATTTGACCGCCTGCATTGACGCTTACCTCGACTACAAAATAAAACTTGCCACTCAAAGCTTTGAACTAAGCGAGGCAAGAGCCAAAAAAGAACTGGCAGATGCAGAGCTAAAGGAGCTAAGACTAGCCAAAGAAAAGGGCGAAGTAATAGCCATTGATAGACTAGAAAAGGACTTAAGCGACATCGCCGCCGCCGTATCAAATAAGCTTTATTCACTGCCAAACAAGCTAAAACGTAGCATAAATTTAAGCGATGAGGTAGAAAACGCGATCAATAATGAAGTTGAAAGCATATTAACCGAGCTAAAGGACGCCAAAATTTATAAAGATTTTGCGTAG
- a CDS encoding phage portal protein, translating into MKRKTKQNLSKNISMKPKINFFKYPSLEPNRINSYEISQLLRNQDIDKVSAKLRKQARSISTSVSLTSGFFETLCSEIYGEQGFILDITTPKKNLNQAVQKSFFEWEHICCKYGVYDFGDYEEMILTALYRDGEAFIKLHKGDMLQIELIDAEDIDNDLTDESKHIYYGIEYDAEREMTPKAYYRLLKNGKYEVIPASEIIHIKKSSLSKQKRGVSKLASAIFDTHSKDKLKKAELDRARLASELTGFFTHKDEGSILGNVEYGDDGEIRQKEINLPESVQTGTFTFLEDGITPQFVEPHNPINMEYFLKSTDRDVARSLGLSYSTYTGDLREVNYSSIRQGTIAERRNFKRIQNFIKRKFHDEVFKRWMECELIAGRIKPSDYKQLIGHFTFKSQGWEYIDPVKEVNANKIAIGAGFKTITEVLREKGVELDDFMDELEKEKELVEKLREIKILKGEIDEQDQSAK; encoded by the coding sequence ATGAAGCGAAAAACAAAGCAAAATTTATCTAAAAACATATCTATGAAGCCAAAGATAAATTTTTTTAAATATCCAAGCTTGGAGCCAAACCGCATAAATTCATATGAAATAAGCCAACTACTGCGCAATCAAGACATCGACAAAGTAAGCGCTAAGCTAAGAAAGCAAGCACGTAGCATAAGCACGTCGGTATCTCTAACAAGTGGCTTTTTTGAGACGCTATGTAGCGAAATTTACGGCGAGCAAGGTTTTATCCTTGATATAACCACGCCAAAGAAAAATCTAAATCAAGCCGTGCAAAAATCATTTTTTGAGTGGGAACATATATGCTGCAAATATGGCGTTTATGATTTTGGCGATTATGAGGAGATGATCTTAACTGCGCTTTATCGCGACGGCGAGGCATTTATCAAACTACACAAAGGCGATATGCTACAAATCGAGCTAATCGACGCCGAAGACATAGACAACGACCTAACCGACGAGAGCAAACATATATATTACGGCATAGAATACGATGCCGAGCGAGAGATGACACCAAAAGCATACTACCGACTACTAAAAAATGGCAAATATGAGGTAATCCCAGCATCCGAGATCATACACATTAAAAAGTCATCACTCTCAAAACAAAAAAGAGGCGTAAGCAAGCTAGCAAGTGCGATCTTTGATACTCACAGCAAAGACAAGCTAAAAAAAGCAGAGCTTGACCGCGCAAGGCTTGCGAGCGAGCTAACTGGGTTTTTTACTCACAAAGATGAGGGATCGATACTTGGTAATGTCGAGTACGGAGACGATGGCGAGATAAGACAAAAAGAGATAAATTTACCTGAAAGCGTGCAGACTGGCACATTTACGTTTTTGGAGGATGGCATCACTCCGCAATTTGTAGAGCCGCACAATCCGATTAATATGGAGTATTTTTTAAAAAGCACCGATAGGGATGTCGCTCGCTCGCTAGGGCTTAGCTACTCCACTTATACTGGCGATTTAAGGGAAGTAAATTACAGCTCCATCCGTCAAGGCACGATCGCAGAGCGCCGAAATTTTAAAAGAATACAAAATTTCATAAAACGTAAATTCCACGACGAAGTTTTTAAAAGGTGGATGGAGTGCGAACTAATCGCAGGGCGTATCAAGCCAAGCGACTATAAACAGCTAATAGGACACTTCACGTTTAAATCCCAAGGTTGGGAGTATATCGACCCAGTAAAAGAGGTAAATGCGAACAAGATCGCCATTGGCGCAGGATTTAAGACGATAACCGAAGTCTTAAGAGAGAAAGGCGTCGAGCTTGATGATTTTATGGATGAGTTAGAAAAAGAGAAAGAATTAGTAGAAAAGTTAAGGGAAATTAAAATTTTAAAAGGAGAAATTGATGAACAAGATCAATCTGCAAAATGA
- a CDS encoding phage major capsid protein — protein MNKINLQNEDISKFKAVLADNAINDEAKTISFLALSHNNLHKRYSFFGDEYYLSVDLSGVKFEATTLYLDHDVSFENAIGKIIDTKLDDKGFKVIVQFNDEVSQSREAYAKFKAGFSDSVSVGFKNYELKECEPIDGIEHFEIKNGVINELSAVWQGADPNAKVANFAKEQEKPKAVEQEIQKEDEKTEFKAEKKDETKEIIELAEILGKQAEALEAIKNKISFSEFSNKLKEQQQKTNDIKEFNIMKRENTQEFSLANIIKNAGNASTADLGFEVENYFNKSNGRFVLPPDFGARFNDSITTTTQGAGAIATEFRDDLLIEEVKKESPLLSECSWLDGLSQRVEIPRNNSNITADFVEEGQSRDSENLSFDKIILEPHTLLATIRITRTMMNMSAFGLESFTYKAMKFAIRKKLEEVILYGKGVIKGIFEISGVPSIAAYMTAPTLEKTLSFGDTLENNNGNIANAKFALKNSDVSKLKATARGVSNEKMLIEELGNLQGYPYFTTQLIKSGDVVFGDFKDIFIGSFKGIELLTHNERGGDIILELYLDVDAKLAREKSFVISKTSA, from the coding sequence ATGAACAAGATCAATCTGCAAAATGAGGATATATCTAAATTTAAAGCCGTTTTGGCAGATAACGCGATAAACGACGAAGCCAAAACAATAAGCTTTTTGGCGCTAAGTCATAATAATTTGCATAAACGCTACTCATTTTTTGGTGACGAGTACTACCTAAGCGTGGATTTAAGTGGCGTGAAATTTGAAGCCACGACGCTATATTTAGATCATGATGTAAGCTTTGAAAATGCTATCGGCAAGATCATAGATACAAAGCTAGATGATAAGGGCTTTAAAGTGATCGTGCAGTTTAACGATGAGGTAAGCCAAAGCCGTGAAGCATACGCCAAATTTAAAGCAGGCTTTAGCGATAGCGTGAGCGTAGGATTTAAGAATTACGAGCTAAAAGAGTGCGAGCCGATAGATGGTATCGAGCATTTTGAGATAAAAAACGGCGTAATAAATGAGCTTAGCGCAGTATGGCAAGGAGCTGATCCAAATGCGAAAGTGGCAAATTTTGCAAAAGAGCAAGAAAAACCAAAAGCAGTAGAACAAGAGATACAAAAAGAGGATGAAAAGACTGAATTTAAAGCTGAAAAAAAAGACGAGACAAAAGAGATCATTGAGTTAGCCGAAATTTTAGGCAAACAAGCTGAAGCACTAGAGGCAATAAAAAATAAGATAAGCTTTAGCGAATTTAGCAACAAATTAAAAGAACAACAACAAAAAACCAACGACATAAAGGAGTTTAACATTATGAAAAGAGAGAACACACAAGAATTTAGCCTAGCAAACATAATTAAAAATGCAGGCAACGCTAGCACGGCAGATTTAGGCTTTGAAGTAGAAAACTATTTTAATAAAAGCAATGGTCGCTTTGTTTTACCGCCTGACTTTGGTGCGAGATTTAACGATAGCATCACAACAACGACACAAGGTGCAGGCGCGATCGCGACTGAATTTAGAGATGATTTGCTCATTGAAGAAGTAAAAAAAGAAAGCCCACTTTTAAGCGAGTGCAGCTGGCTTGATGGGCTAAGCCAAAGAGTGGAAATCCCACGCAATAACTCAAACATTACCGCTGATTTTGTAGAAGAAGGACAAAGCAGAGATAGCGAAAACTTATCATTTGACAAGATCATTCTTGAGCCTCATACGTTGCTCGCAACTATTAGGATCACAAGAACGATGATGAATATGTCAGCCTTTGGACTAGAGAGCTTTACCTATAAAGCAATGAAATTCGCAATACGTAAAAAGCTTGAAGAAGTGATCCTTTATGGCAAAGGCGTAATCAAAGGCATTTTTGAGATAAGCGGAGTACCAAGCATCGCTGCGTATATGACTGCTCCGACATTAGAAAAAACTTTAAGCTTTGGCGACACACTAGAAAATAACAACGGCAATATCGCAAATGCTAAATTTGCGCTAAAAAATAGCGATGTAAGCAAGCTAAAAGCAACAGCGCGCGGCGTATCAAACGAAAAGATGCTAATCGAAGAGCTAGGAAACCTACAAGGCTATCCATACTTTACAACACAGCTTATTAAAAGCGGTGATGTAGTATTTGGCGATTTTAAAGACATCTTTATTGGCTCATTTAAGGGGATTGAGCTACTTACTCACAACGAAAGAGGCGGTGATATTATCCTAGAGCTATATTTGGACGTAGATGCCAAACTTGCACGTGAAAAATCATTTGTAATTTCAAAGACAAGCGCATAA
- a CDS encoding putative peptidoglycan-binding domain-containing protein, which yields MQFLMRLEFSSPSLALHKNETENGLTFFGIYECAHPNFKGWELVKQVLKGKSLKEASVTLYNNSDLVALVYEFYKREFWDKMRLDEVESDLKASEIFVFGVNVGTKVAIKLTQTLLNVAVDGVMGTQTLNALNAYDEDKFNVEFDSYEIAYYASLVSKNPKLKIYTNGWKNRALAI from the coding sequence ATGCAATTTTTAATGAGGCTTGAATTTAGCAGCCCAAGCCTTGCACTGCATAAGAACGAAACCGAAAACGGCTTGACATTTTTCGGAATTTATGAGTGTGCCCATCCTAATTTTAAGGGATGGGAGCTTGTAAAACAAGTGCTAAAGGGCAAAAGCTTAAAAGAAGCTAGCGTTACACTCTATAACAACAGCGATCTTGTGGCTTTAGTCTATGAGTTTTATAAACGAGAGTTTTGGGATAAGATGCGGCTTGATGAGGTAGAAAGTGACTTAAAAGCCAGCGAGATATTTGTTTTTGGCGTAAATGTAGGCACAAAAGTAGCCATAAAGCTCACTCAAACGCTTTTAAATGTGGCGGTTGATGGAGTTATGGGAACGCAAACATTAAATGCGCTAAATGCATACGACGAGGACAAATTTAACGTTGAATTTGACAGCTATGAGATCGCATATTATGCAAGCCTAGTCAGTAAAAATCCAAAACTAAAAATTTACACCAACGGCTGGAAAAATAGAGCGTTGGCAATTTAA
- a CDS encoding phage baseplate assembly protein V — protein MRELFLGKICEVKNELVRVDYLGTITPFIPYLQFANSYKRSFTPPRVGEQVMLVDFGGAKIAIGSFLNSDFNTPSGASTTKEVSQYEDGTIISYDTSSSTLEITNPKVINIVVQNDINVTCKNANLTAQKTTIKSPSVQILGNTNIQGAITTSGDGGGSGEFSINGNLKITGDVKIGANLSAGGSARIGGSITDTKGDLTNHTNHGYTRD, from the coding sequence ATGAGAGAGCTATTTTTAGGAAAAATCTGCGAGGTTAAAAACGAGCTTGTAAGGGTTGATTATTTAGGCACCATAACACCTTTTATACCTTACTTGCAATTTGCAAATTCATACAAAAGAAGCTTTACGCCGCCACGAGTTGGCGAGCAAGTTATGCTAGTTGATTTTGGCGGAGCAAAGATCGCGATAGGCAGCTTTTTAAATTCAGACTTTAACACACCAAGCGGCGCAAGCACAACAAAAGAAGTAAGCCAGTACGAGGACGGCACGATAATAAGCTACGACACATCAAGCTCAACGCTTGAAATCACAAATCCAAAAGTGATAAATATAGTGGTGCAAAACGACATAAACGTAACTTGCAAAAACGCAAATTTAACTGCGCAAAAAACCACTATAAAAAGTCCTAGCGTGCAAATTTTAGGCAACACAAACATACAAGGCGCGATCACCACGTCAGGAGACGGCGGCGGAAGTGGTGAGTTTAGTATCAACGGAAATTTAAAAATAACTGGTGATGTAAAAATAGGGGCAAATTTAAGCGCAGGCGGTAGCGCAAGGATCGGCGGCAGCATCACAGACACAAAAGGCGATCTAACAAATCACACTAACCACGGCTACACTAGAGATTAA
- a CDS encoding GPW/gp25 family protein: protein MYQIEVEENLRRIFITNKYTKTLRPLFGLDRHIDKSADLYNLLALKEDITEQIKKHEPRIQTDSISFEDDNGSIICEISYTQDKEAKFLRLNI, encoded by the coding sequence ATGTATCAAATCGAAGTAGAGGAAAATTTAAGGCGTATTTTTATCACAAACAAATATACAAAGACCTTACGCCCTCTTTTTGGACTTGATAGGCATATAGACAAAAGCGCCGATCTTTATAATCTGCTGGCGCTAAAAGAGGATATAACCGAGCAGATCAAAAAGCACGAGCCACGCATTCAAACTGACAGCATAAGCTTTGAGGACGATAACGGCTCGATCATCTGCGAAATATCATACACACAAGACAAAGAAGCTAAATTTTTAAGGCTAAATATATGA
- a CDS encoding baseplate J/gp47 family protein → MKVPNFIKPLNIDKERESIINEFRVRSGKLDYIPLIGDDYMTLIDIFLFKLNNFIELTNVKISQNYLLFSNGEYLDELVKLIGIKRNEEIKPIAKVEIKVNSSTFLSKGTKFTDTKGHFAYLLKDIYVSDTAIVEIEAADYFKEPYETTTLEIPNIYINEINIKEPFGGFKARERDDELRERFLLALHRFSTAGSEKAYLFHVLSVEGISKANVYQLSAGVVQVVYLSKFSGQIAKEKIKEALKDKIPLTDDVRIKEANKINLDLVIEIAPKQNFMFNEILANADFRLKEFFSTLKINETPHISQIIEVAFDENTASVEVKTPIPAADRDSIIVLNSLQINKANHA, encoded by the coding sequence ATGAAAGTGCCAAATTTTATAAAGCCTCTTAATATAGACAAAGAGCGAGAAAGTATCATAAACGAGTTTAGGGTAAGGAGCGGAAAGTTAGACTATATCCCACTAATAGGGGATGATTATATGACGCTTATTGATATATTTTTGTTTAAGCTTAACAACTTTATCGAGCTTACAAACGTCAAAATTTCTCAAAATTACCTACTTTTTAGCAATGGCGAGTATCTCGATGAGCTTGTAAAACTAATCGGCATAAAGCGAAATGAAGAGATAAAGCCAATCGCAAAGGTCGAAATCAAAGTAAATAGCTCAACTTTTTTAAGTAAAGGGACTAAATTTACAGATACCAAAGGGCATTTTGCATATCTGCTAAAAGATATATACGTAAGCGACACGGCGATAGTTGAGATCGAAGCGGCAGACTATTTTAAAGAGCCTTACGAAACCACGACGCTCGAAATACCAAACATCTACATAAACGAGATAAATATAAAAGAGCCATTTGGTGGGTTTAAGGCACGTGAGAGAGATGACGAGCTAAGAGAGCGATTTTTGCTCGCACTTCATCGCTTTAGCACTGCAGGCAGTGAAAAAGCCTATCTTTTTCATGTATTAAGCGTTGAGGGCATAAGCAAAGCAAATGTATATCAGCTAAGTGCTGGTGTCGTGCAAGTAGTCTATTTATCCAAATTTAGTGGGCAAATTGCTAAAGAAAAGATCAAAGAGGCACTAAAGGACAAAATCCCACTAACCGATGATGTACGCATAAAAGAGGCTAATAAAATAAATCTTGACCTAGTTATCGAGATAGCGCCAAAGCAGAATTTTATGTTTAATGAAATTTTAGCGAATGCAGATTTTAGGCTGAAAGAGTTTTTTAGCACGCTAAAGATCAACGAGACGCCGCACATCTCGCAGATAATTGAAGTGGCTTTTGATGAAAATACCGCATCCGTTGAGGTAAAAACGCCAATCCCAGCAGCCGATCGAGATAGCATTATTGTTTTAAATTCACTTCAAATCAACAAGGCTAATCATGCTTGA
- a CDS encoding phage tail protein has protein sequence MLDLRAYNDVLFRVDEVFAPKMDEYLAFDERFFYNRTELNRAYLAHQFDTEPKSLSIEETKELLKTPLKTYFFEGTSESLETGLKAYYSGASTKQWIEYGGEPYHFKLILEASKGLSKEQVAKTDKLIKTYKNVRSVYDGANIKVGIKADVKAYSYAISGENVSVYPYVVSNINEHAHFKFGATTQINEIISIPINTKQIFAR, from the coding sequence ATGCTTGATTTAAGAGCCTATAACGATGTACTTTTTAGGGTTGATGAAGTCTTTGCGCCAAAAATGGATGAGTATTTAGCCTTTGACGAACGTTTTTTTTATAACCGAACCGAGCTAAATAGGGCTTATCTAGCTCACCAATTTGATACCGAACCAAAAAGTCTAAGCATAGAAGAGACAAAAGAGCTGCTAAAAACACCGCTAAAAACCTACTTTTTTGAGGGGACAAGTGAGAGCCTAGAAACTGGACTAAAGGCATATTATAGCGGCGCAAGCACAAAGCAGTGGATCGAATACGGTGGAGAGCCTTATCATTTTAAGCTTATTTTGGAAGCAAGCAAAGGGCTAAGCAAAGAGCAAGTAGCAAAGACCGATAAGCTAATCAAAACATATAAAAACGTGCGTAGCGTATATGACGGCGCAAATATAAAAGTAGGTATCAAAGCAGATGTAAAAGCCTACTCTTATGCAATAAGCGGCGAAAATGTCAGCGTATATCCTTACGTAGTATCAAACATAAACGAACACGCACATTTTAAATTTGGCGCTACTACGCAGATAAACGAGATCATAAGCATACCAATCAACACAAAACAAATTTTTGCAAGATAA
- a CDS encoding phage tail protein yields the protein MKQYTLLTSSGINKLLKTASDGSKIALKEIVVSDYDGELSEQTTSIPNEKYRGAINAITIDENDNNILDVDAIIPPEVGGFYIKTAGIYCDDGSLFAVARLADTYKPLLNEGSSKDITLNFKLQIANANESIILKVDNNVVLATRKWSDATFLKKTDKIDAYTKRESDDKFVLKAELTDGLPIGAYLSYPSQKTIPAGFLIADGKSLKKAEYTELFDVIGYTYGGSGDNFNLPNFADGKFMRGIGGNAAALGTAQGDAIRNIQGEFRIGDGTGIYTTSSSASGAFTKGNTRYSVLPLIGGSESYSMLFSASKVVPTANENRPYNMAVVVIIKVKNVNTPTAGQIDKTILATEIKAGIVKLKNAITAKQEDAAVSEKAVSDAIEANKSIGVDQTWQDVWGQRELNTYYPNTAGRPIMVDFNLESTSGSYIFHIVIDDVVVRKIQSERLYFADAQFIVPAGSKYKIATPENATLKKLGICNNINTASSWAELK from the coding sequence ATGAAACAATACACACTTTTAACATCAAGCGGCATAAATAAGCTACTAAAAACCGCTAGTGATGGATCAAAGATAGCACTAAAAGAGATCGTAGTAAGCGATTACGATGGAGAGCTAAGCGAGCAGACTACATCAATACCAAATGAGAAATATAGAGGTGCTATAAATGCCATAACGATAGACGAAAACGATAATAATATCCTTGACGTCGATGCCATCATACCGCCTGAAGTTGGCGGATTTTATATCAAAACGGCTGGCATATACTGCGATGATGGCTCGCTCTTCGCGGTGGCACGCCTTGCAGATACATATAAGCCACTTTTAAACGAGGGGTCGAGCAAAGACATCACGCTAAATTTTAAACTTCAAATTGCAAATGCAAACGAGAGCATCATTTTAAAAGTCGATAATAACGTAGTACTTGCCACAAGAAAGTGGAGTGATGCCACGTTTTTAAAAAAGACCGACAAGATAGATGCCTACACAAAACGCGAAAGCGACGATAAATTTGTTCTAAAAGCCGAGCTAACGGACGGCTTGCCAATAGGCGCGTATCTAAGCTACCCAAGCCAAAAGACTATCCCTGCTGGCTTTTTGATAGCGGATGGCAAAAGCCTTAAAAAAGCAGAATACACCGAGCTTTTTGACGTGATAGGATACACATACGGCGGAAGTGGCGATAATTTTAACTTGCCAAATTTCGCCGATGGTAAGTTTATGCGTGGCATTGGCGGCAATGCTGCCGCACTTGGCACAGCTCAAGGGGATGCAATTAGGAACATTCAAGGCGAATTTAGGATTGGAGATGGCACAGGAATATACACTACTTCATCTTCAGCGTCAGGGGCTTTTACAAAAGGGAATACTAGATATTCGGTTTTGCCACTTATAGGTGGGTCAGAGTCTTATAGTATGTTGTTTTCAGCCTCTAAAGTAGTGCCGACCGCAAACGAAAATCGCCCCTACAATATGGCAGTAGTGGTTATTATAAAAGTCAAAAACGTAAATACTCCAACGGCTGGGCAAATTGATAAAACCATACTAGCTACCGAAATAAAAGCAGGTATAGTAAAGCTCAAAAACGCCATAACTGCCAAGCAAGAAGATGCAGCAGTGAGCGAAAAAGCCGTAAGCGATGCGATAGAGGCAAACAAGAGCATAGGGGTAGATCAGACTTGGCAAGATGTGTGGGGTCAAAGAGAATTAAATACTTATTATCCAAACACCGCAGGCAGACCTATAATGGTCGATTTCAATTTAGAAAGCACATCAGGATCTTATATTTTTCACATTGTCATTGATGATGTAGTAGTGAGAAAAATACAATCAGAGCGACTTTATTTTGCTGATGCACAATTTATTGTGCCAGCAGGATCAAAATACAAAATAGCAACACCAGAGAATGCTACGCTTAAAAAACTGGGTATATGCAACAACATCAATACAGCTAGCTCTTGGGCGGAATTAAAATAA